GCTTGCGGCCTGCGGCGGGACCCAGTTGTTGTTGCAGGGCGGACTGCATCCCGAGTTGCGCATCGCGTGGTTCGAAGAGTTGTTTCGCCGTCTGCGTCGGGATTTCCCCGGTGTGCAGATCCATTCTCTGTCCCCCGCCGAAATCGTTCATCTGGCCAATCAGTCCGGCCTGACCGTGGAGGAATGCCTGCGCCGGTTGCAGGCCGCCGGTCTGGCTTCCCTGCCGGGTGGCGGTGCGGAAATCCTGGTCGATCGCGTGCGGCGCCGCATCTCGCCGGACAAAATCGGCTGGCGCAAGTGGGTTGAAGTCATGGAAACTGCCCATCGGATGGGATTACCCGGCACTGCGACCATGATGTTCGGTGCCGGTGAAACCGATGAGGATATCGTCACCCATCTGTTGCGGGTGCGCGCTCTGCAACAACGCACCAACGGATTCAGCGCCTTCATCCCCTGGTCCTACCAGCCCGGCAATACCGAACTCGGCGGCGAGGAGGCCACCGGCATCGATTACCTGCGGGTACTGGCGGTATCCCGACTGGTACTGCACAATATTCCCAATATTCAAGGCAGCTGGGTCACCCAGGGCGGCAAGCTGGCCCAGGTCGCGCTGTTCTTCGGCGCCAACGATCTGGGCGGTACCATGCTCGAGGAAAACGTGGTGGCCGCTGCAGGCGCAACCTTCCGGCTGGATCGCGAGGAGCTGCTGGCGCTGGTGCGTGAGGCCGGTTTTGTGCCTGCCCGGCGG
This DNA window, taken from Syntrophotalea carbinolica DSM 2380, encodes the following:
- the mqnC gene encoding cyclic dehypoxanthinyl futalosine synthase, with product MLNVIAEKLEGGQALNRKDALYLLQQADLLALGRMADGVRRRLHPQGRVTFVVDRNVNYTNVCRTGCRFCAFYRQLDDSDAYLLSHAQILDKVAELAACGGTQLLLQGGLHPELRIAWFEELFRRLRRDFPGVQIHSLSPAEIVHLANQSGLTVEECLRRLQAAGLASLPGGGAEILVDRVRRRISPDKIGWRKWVEVMETAHRMGLPGTATMMFGAGETDEDIVTHLLRVRALQQRTNGFSAFIPWSYQPGNTELGGEEATGIDYLRVLAVSRLVLHNIPNIQGSWVTQGGKLAQVALFFGANDLGGTMLEENVVAAAGATFRLDREELLALVREAGFVPARRTTGYEILEEYV